A stretch of the Archangium violaceum genome encodes the following:
- a CDS encoding GAF domain-containing sensor histidine kinase: MDSERKAGTSEQRDRMLRALEELLEISPADEESALNQVAQCVIELMGADKVDVFLFKPSTTSLVAVGTSDSPMSRKQRSLGLDRLPIANGGRSVEVFQTGKTWHHPRQHEDPGELLGIVNGLGVRSHIGVIIEVGSERRGVLDVQSATPDLFTEDDVRFLETAARWVGAVVHRVELSEALTKAAVEQGRRAAAEELITILAHDMSNHLNPLRIRLELIQRRAIRERASEYLRDAQAAEQSLKALVRLISDLMDAGRLEQGLFSLTKYPVDLVAISEEVARLATTPGREVQLAGMQELVVPADPERIRQALSNLVANAQKHSPAGIPVRVDVTRQQREDGPWALVSVKDQGPGISPEVMPRLFERFAKGPGSKGLGLGLYLVRSIAEAHGGTLTVQSEPGKGALFVLALPITEE, from the coding sequence ATGGACTCTGAGAGGAAGGCAGGGACATCGGAGCAGCGAGACCGGATGCTCCGGGCGCTCGAGGAGCTGCTGGAGATTTCTCCCGCGGATGAGGAATCGGCACTGAACCAGGTCGCTCAATGCGTCATCGAGCTCATGGGGGCCGACAAGGTCGACGTGTTCCTCTTCAAGCCGTCCACCACCAGCCTCGTCGCCGTCGGGACGAGCGATAGCCCCATGAGCAGGAAGCAGAGAAGCCTGGGGTTGGACCGTCTTCCGATCGCCAACGGGGGACGCTCCGTGGAGGTCTTCCAGACGGGCAAGACGTGGCACCACCCCCGCCAGCATGAGGACCCCGGAGAGTTGCTCGGCATCGTCAACGGGCTCGGCGTCCGCTCGCATATCGGGGTCATCATCGAGGTGGGGAGCGAGCGCAGGGGCGTGCTCGACGTGCAGTCCGCCACGCCGGACCTGTTCACCGAGGACGACGTGCGCTTCCTCGAGACGGCGGCCCGGTGGGTGGGCGCGGTGGTCCACCGGGTCGAGCTCAGCGAAGCACTGACGAAAGCGGCCGTGGAACAAGGGCGCCGCGCCGCCGCCGAGGAGCTCATCACCATCCTGGCCCATGACATGAGCAACCACCTGAACCCCCTCCGGATACGCCTCGAGCTGATTCAGCGGCGCGCGATCCGGGAGCGGGCCTCGGAGTACCTGCGTGATGCCCAGGCAGCCGAACAATCGCTCAAGGCGCTCGTCCGGCTGATTTCGGACCTCATGGACGCGGGGAGGCTGGAGCAGGGCCTCTTCTCCCTGACGAAGTACCCGGTGGACCTGGTGGCGATCTCCGAGGAGGTGGCGAGGCTGGCCACCACGCCCGGCCGGGAGGTCCAACTCGCCGGCATGCAGGAGTTGGTGGTGCCCGCGGACCCGGAACGCATCCGCCAGGCCCTCTCGAACCTGGTGGCCAATGCGCAGAAGCACTCCCCGGCCGGGATTCCGGTGCGCGTCGACGTCACCCGCCAGCAGCGTGAGGACGGGCCGTGGGCCCTGGTGTCGGTGAAGGATCAGGGACCCGGCATCTCTCCGGAGGTGATGCCTCGGCTCTTCGAGCGCTTCGCCAAGGGACCGGGCTCCAAGGGGCTCGGCCTCGGGCTGTATCTCGTCCGGAGCATCGCCGAGGCCCACGGCGGCACGCTGACGGTGCAATCAGAGCCCGGCAAGGGCGCCCTCTTCGTCCTGGCGCTGCCGATCACCGAGGAGTGA
- a CDS encoding phosphoribosylanthranilate isomerase, with translation MSPRVKICGITREEDARVAWAAGADALGLNFYLRSPRYVTPETAAVLARTRPALGSVVGVFVNESADIIRARVRDCGLTAVQLHGDEPPEACEGYGVPVIKALRVRGLEDVERARTYVGVGDVATLLLDGAAPGYGGGGVGFDWSLVARLADAGVPVLVAGGLNPGNVREAVRATRPYGVDVASGVEVSPGVKDADAVRAFVRAVKPLLWE, from the coding sequence GTGAGCCCGAGGGTGAAGATCTGCGGCATCACCCGCGAGGAGGACGCGCGGGTGGCGTGGGCCGCGGGCGCGGACGCACTGGGGCTCAACTTCTACCTGCGCTCGCCGAGGTACGTGACACCGGAGACGGCGGCGGTCCTGGCGCGCACGAGGCCGGCGCTGGGCTCCGTGGTGGGCGTCTTCGTCAACGAGTCAGCGGACATCATCCGCGCTCGGGTGCGTGACTGCGGGCTGACGGCGGTGCAGCTGCACGGGGACGAGCCGCCCGAGGCCTGCGAGGGCTACGGCGTGCCGGTCATCAAGGCCCTGCGGGTGCGGGGACTCGAGGACGTGGAGCGGGCGCGAACCTATGTGGGCGTGGGCGACGTGGCCACGCTGCTGCTGGACGGGGCGGCGCCGGGCTACGGCGGCGGAGGCGTGGGCTTCGACTGGTCGCTGGTGGCGCGGCTCGCGGACGCGGGCGTGCCGGTGCTGGTGGCCGGAGGACTCAACCCCGGCAATGTCCGGGAAGCCGTGCGGGCCACCCGGCCCTACGGCGTGGATGTGGCGAGTGGGGTGGAAGTCAGCCCCGGCGTCAAGGATGCGGACGCGGTGCGCGCCTTCGTGCGCGCCGTGAAGCCCCTGCTTTGGGAGTGA
- a CDS encoding histidine phosphatase family protein, producing the protein MKTPSPVLVLVRHGETAWSRTGQHTGRTDIPLVEEGRRMATELRHALRRWNVAAVWTSPLSRASETCALSGHGEKAELRTDLMEWDYGTFEGKTKGEIRATSPNWTLWADGVPCGESARDVGARADRIIAEARTVEGNVLLFSHGHLLRVLTARWLGLPPTEGRLFTLNTASISVLGFDSEGDQQVLQLWNDTTHLRG; encoded by the coding sequence ATGAAAACCCCTTCCCCCGTGCTCGTCCTCGTCCGCCATGGAGAAACCGCGTGGAGCCGCACCGGTCAGCACACCGGCCGCACGGACATCCCCCTCGTGGAAGAGGGGCGCCGTATGGCCACCGAGCTCCGGCACGCACTGCGCAGGTGGAACGTCGCCGCGGTGTGGACGAGCCCCCTGAGCCGCGCGAGCGAGACGTGCGCGCTCTCTGGTCATGGAGAAAAGGCCGAGCTGCGCACGGACCTGATGGAGTGGGACTACGGCACCTTCGAGGGAAAGACCAAGGGGGAGATCCGCGCCACCAGTCCGAACTGGACCCTCTGGGCGGACGGCGTGCCGTGCGGCGAGTCGGCACGTGACGTGGGCGCGCGCGCGGACCGCATCATCGCCGAGGCCCGCACCGTGGAAGGCAACGTGCTCCTCTTCTCCCATGGCCACCTGCTGCGGGTACTCACCGCGCGCTGGCTGGGACTGCCTCCCACCGAGGGGCGCCTCTTCACGCTGAATACCGCCTCCATCAGCGTGCTCGGCTTCGACTCGGAGGGGGACCAGCAGGTCCTCCAGCTCTGGAACGACACCACCCACCTGCGCGGCTGA
- the trpD gene encoding anthranilate phosphoribosyltransferase yields the protein MTLKEALGRVVGRRDLTREEMALVMGQMLAGEATPAQVGAFAVALRMKGETEDEILGAAEAMRACATRIHPQAQVVLDTCGTGGDGAHTFNISTAVAFVAAGAGVTVAKHGNRAVSSRCGSSDVLAALGVAMDRSHEQVTRDVDLHGVGFLFAPSHHSALRHVAPARREIGLHTLFNLLGPLTNPAGACYQLLGTFAGERLEQTARVLSRLGSKRAWVVHGRDGLDELSPCTASDVAELREDGSVRTFTVTPEDAGLERVPPESIVGGDVEDNARRLKALLAGERSGVRTAVLLNAAAALVVVGKAANLKEGVLRAVESIDSGAAAAKLEALVKGGPA from the coding sequence ATGACACTCAAGGAAGCGCTGGGTAGGGTCGTTGGCCGGCGCGACTTGACCCGCGAGGAGATGGCCCTGGTGATGGGCCAGATGCTCGCGGGAGAAGCGACGCCTGCCCAGGTAGGCGCCTTCGCGGTCGCGTTGCGCATGAAGGGTGAGACCGAGGACGAGATCCTCGGAGCGGCGGAGGCCATGCGGGCCTGCGCCACGCGCATCCACCCCCAGGCCCAGGTGGTGTTGGATACCTGCGGCACGGGCGGAGACGGCGCGCACACCTTCAACATCTCCACGGCCGTGGCCTTCGTGGCCGCGGGCGCGGGCGTCACGGTGGCCAAGCACGGCAACCGGGCGGTGTCCTCGCGGTGTGGCAGCTCGGACGTGCTCGCCGCGCTGGGCGTCGCCATGGACCGCTCTCACGAGCAGGTGACGCGGGATGTGGATCTCCACGGCGTGGGCTTCCTCTTCGCGCCCTCGCACCACAGCGCCCTGCGGCACGTGGCGCCGGCCCGGCGGGAGATTGGCCTGCACACCCTCTTCAACCTGCTGGGGCCCCTGACCAACCCGGCGGGCGCGTGCTACCAGCTGCTCGGCACCTTCGCGGGTGAGCGGCTGGAGCAGACGGCGCGTGTCCTGTCGCGGCTGGGCAGCAAGCGCGCCTGGGTGGTGCACGGCCGCGATGGGCTGGACGAGCTCTCCCCGTGCACGGCCTCGGACGTGGCGGAGCTGCGTGAGGACGGCTCGGTGCGGACCTTCACCGTCACCCCCGAGGACGCGGGACTGGAGCGGGTACCGCCCGAGTCCATCGTCGGAGGGGACGTGGAGGACAACGCCCGGCGCCTCAAGGCGCTGCTCGCGGGTGAGCGCTCCGGCGTGCGCACGGCGGTGCTGCTCAACGCCGCGGCCGCCCTGGTCGTGGTGGGCAAGGCGGCGAACCTCAAGGAAGGAGTGCTGCGCGCGGTGGAGTCCATCGACTCCGGCGCCGCGGCGGCCAAACTGGAAGCCCTCGTGAAGGGAGGTCCGGCATGA
- the trpB gene encoding tryptophan synthase subunit beta has product MDTETAPGRFGRYGGRYVPETLVPAHLELEQAYAEARKDPAFDEQVSQVLREYVGRETPLTPARRLTELWGGAEVWLKREDLAHTGAHKINNTIGQVLLARRMGKKRIIAETGAGQHGVATATACALFGMPCEVFMGAVDVERQSLNVFRMKALGAKVTPVESGSRTLKDAMNEAMRTWVAQVEDTYYVIGSAAGPHPYPTIVRDFQSVIGREVRTQSLVAFGKLPDAIIACIGGGSNAIGILHPFIHDKDVRLVGVEAGGHGLSSGQHGASLTLGTEGVLHGSRSLVLQDENGQIIEAHSISAGLDYPGVGPELAHLAKTGRLEVRTATDDEALAAFYRVSRTEGILPALESSHAFARAEDLARELGKGKHLVINCSGRGDKDVATIAARGIPAAIGQEGA; this is encoded by the coding sequence ATGGACACGGAAACCGCCCCGGGCCGCTTCGGGCGTTACGGCGGCCGTTACGTGCCGGAGACGCTGGTCCCGGCACATCTGGAGCTGGAGCAGGCCTATGCCGAGGCCCGTAAGGACCCGGCCTTCGACGAGCAGGTCTCGCAGGTGCTGCGCGAGTACGTCGGGCGCGAGACGCCGCTGACGCCCGCGCGCCGGCTCACCGAGCTGTGGGGTGGCGCCGAGGTGTGGCTCAAGCGAGAGGACCTCGCGCACACGGGCGCCCACAAAATCAACAACACCATCGGCCAGGTGCTGCTGGCGCGGCGGATGGGCAAGAAGCGCATCATCGCGGAGACGGGCGCGGGCCAGCACGGCGTGGCCACGGCCACCGCGTGCGCCCTGTTCGGCATGCCCTGCGAGGTCTTCATGGGCGCGGTGGACGTGGAGCGCCAGTCGCTCAACGTCTTCCGCATGAAGGCGCTGGGAGCCAAGGTGACGCCGGTGGAGTCGGGCTCGCGCACGCTCAAGGACGCGATGAACGAGGCCATGCGCACCTGGGTGGCGCAGGTGGAGGACACCTACTATGTCATCGGCAGCGCGGCCGGCCCCCACCCCTACCCCACCATCGTCCGCGACTTCCAGTCCGTCATCGGCCGCGAGGTGCGCACGCAGTCGCTGGTGGCCTTCGGCAAGCTGCCGGACGCCATCATCGCGTGCATCGGCGGTGGCTCGAACGCCATCGGCATCCTGCACCCCTTCATCCACGACAAGGACGTGCGGCTGGTGGGTGTCGAGGCCGGCGGCCACGGCCTGAGCTCGGGGCAGCACGGCGCGTCCCTGACGCTGGGCACCGAGGGCGTGCTCCACGGCTCGCGCTCGCTGGTGCTGCAGGACGAGAACGGGCAGATCATCGAGGCGCACTCCATCTCCGCCGGCCTGGACTACCCGGGCGTGGGGCCGGAGCTGGCGCACCTGGCGAAGACGGGGCGGCTGGAAGTGCGCACCGCCACGGACGACGAGGCGCTGGCGGCCTTCTACCGGGTGTCTCGCACCGAGGGCATCCTGCCCGCCCTGGAGTCCTCGCATGCCTTCGCGCGCGCGGAAGACCTGGCCCGTGAGCTGGGCAAGGGCAAGCACCTGGTCATCAACTGCTCGGGCCGCGGCGACAAGGACGTGGCCACCATCGCGGCGCGCGGGATTCCCGCCGCCATCGGTCAGGAGGGCGCATGA
- a CDS encoding indole-3-glycerol phosphate synthase TrpC, protein MSAPETDKLAAIFARKRRELAARKPLVASAPRPTGRDFAAALTRHRPDVPVNVIAEVKRRSPSGGDFPHQDLVAVAKAYEAAGASAVSVLTDDVDFGGSLEDLLQVRAAISLPVLRKDFLVAPQEVEESAAIGADAVLLIADALEDGELAEMVAAAKACRVAALVEAHTQEHAERALKAGAELVGINNRNLATLRTDTATALRVIPALRSRAKALVAESGLKTREDFAAARAAGADAVLVGESLLRDAEPGRALAKLLAPVGAP, encoded by the coding sequence ATGAGCGCGCCCGAAACGGACAAGCTCGCGGCCATCTTCGCGCGCAAGCGCCGGGAGCTCGCCGCGCGCAAGCCCCTGGTGGCGAGCGCGCCCCGCCCCACCGGCCGGGACTTCGCGGCCGCCCTCACCCGGCACCGCCCGGACGTTCCGGTGAACGTCATCGCCGAGGTGAAACGCCGCAGCCCCTCGGGTGGCGACTTCCCGCACCAGGACCTGGTGGCGGTGGCGAAGGCGTACGAGGCCGCCGGAGCGAGCGCGGTGAGCGTGCTCACGGACGACGTGGACTTCGGAGGCAGCCTCGAGGATCTCCTCCAGGTGCGCGCGGCCATCTCTCTGCCGGTGCTGCGCAAGGACTTCCTGGTGGCGCCGCAGGAGGTGGAGGAGAGCGCGGCCATCGGCGCGGACGCGGTGCTGCTCATCGCGGACGCGCTGGAGGACGGGGAGCTCGCGGAGATGGTGGCGGCGGCGAAGGCCTGCAGGGTGGCGGCGCTCGTCGAGGCCCACACGCAGGAGCACGCCGAGCGGGCGCTGAAGGCGGGCGCGGAGCTGGTGGGCATCAACAACCGGAACCTCGCCACGCTGCGCACGGACACGGCCACCGCCCTGCGGGTGATTCCCGCCCTGCGAAGCCGGGCGAAGGCGCTGGTGGCCGAGAGTGGCCTCAAGACGCGCGAGGACTTCGCGGCGGCCCGGGCGGCTGGAGCCGACGCGGTGCTCGTGGGCGAGTCCCTGCTGCGCGACGCCGAGCCGGGCCGTGCGCTGGCGAAGCTGCTCGCGCCCGTGGGTGCGCCGTGA
- a CDS encoding CPBP family intramembrane glutamic endopeptidase: protein MTSSAVTSSGLAERGWLMASGVAVIAWTALVHVHPPRFFLWATLYCAVWNALSWKALGEAGQRWLVPRRADVLWGVALAGVLYVGARAVLWAMCGGFSELFCEPLAAIYATFGTGSLGEALALALFIAPAEELFWRGVVQQALRPRLGRVGCVVVAAVLSSLALLAFREPLLALAAFPTSLAWGLLAEWRRSLVASWVSHSLWDVLIVILLPAL, encoded by the coding sequence ATGACCTCCTCCGCCGTGACATCGTCCGGGTTGGCGGAGCGGGGTTGGCTCATGGCCAGCGGGGTGGCGGTGATTGCGTGGACCGCGCTGGTGCACGTGCACCCACCGCGCTTCTTCCTGTGGGCCACGCTCTACTGCGCGGTGTGGAACGCGCTCTCGTGGAAGGCGCTGGGCGAGGCGGGACAGCGGTGGCTCGTTCCGAGACGCGCGGATGTGTTGTGGGGCGTGGCCCTCGCGGGGGTGCTGTACGTGGGCGCTCGGGCGGTGCTGTGGGCGATGTGTGGCGGCTTCTCGGAGCTGTTCTGCGAGCCCCTGGCGGCCATCTACGCGACGTTCGGAACGGGCTCGCTCGGAGAGGCGCTGGCGCTGGCGCTGTTCATCGCTCCGGCCGAGGAGCTCTTCTGGCGGGGTGTGGTGCAACAGGCGCTGCGGCCGAGGCTCGGGCGGGTGGGGTGCGTGGTGGTGGCGGCGGTACTGTCGAGCCTCGCGCTGCTCGCCTTCCGTGAGCCGCTGCTGGCGCTCGCGGCGTTCCCCACGTCGCTCGCCTGGGGGCTGCTCGCCGAGTGGCGCCGCAGCCTCGTGGCCTCGTGGGTGAGTCACTCCCTGTGGGACGTGCTCATCGTCATCCTGCTGCCCGCCCTGTGA
- the trpA gene encoding tryptophan synthase subunit alpha — MSGEIAEAFARAKARGEGALVAYAMAGDPDLARSVDVFAACVEGGADILEIGVAFSDPIADGPVIQAASERALKAGATLRRVLDEVVPAVRERCPQTPLVVMTYVNVVMALGEERYAKLARERGVAGTILPDLPPEESASIRAAFDKEGLALIPLCAPTTSPARAETIAKDARGFVYCVSVAGVTGMRSELPANLSERLELVRRFSPVPVVAGFGISTAEQAGVVGAHADGVVVGSAIVRAAQADGPAAARQVCAELKRGLKR, encoded by the coding sequence ATGAGCGGGGAGATCGCGGAAGCGTTCGCCCGGGCGAAGGCCCGCGGTGAAGGCGCGCTGGTGGCGTACGCCATGGCGGGAGATCCAGACCTGGCCCGCTCGGTGGACGTGTTCGCCGCGTGTGTGGAAGGCGGCGCGGACATCCTGGAGATTGGCGTGGCGTTCAGCGATCCCATCGCGGACGGCCCGGTCATCCAGGCCGCGTCCGAGCGGGCCCTGAAGGCTGGCGCCACGCTCAGGCGGGTGCTGGACGAGGTGGTGCCCGCGGTGCGCGAGCGCTGCCCCCAGACACCGCTGGTGGTGATGACGTACGTCAACGTGGTGATGGCCCTGGGCGAGGAGCGCTACGCGAAGCTGGCCCGGGAGCGCGGGGTGGCGGGCACCATCCTGCCGGACCTGCCTCCCGAGGAGAGCGCGAGCATCCGCGCGGCCTTCGACAAGGAGGGGCTGGCGCTCATCCCGCTGTGCGCGCCCACCACGTCGCCGGCCCGAGCGGAGACCATCGCGAAGGACGCGCGTGGCTTCGTGTACTGCGTGTCGGTGGCGGGCGTGACGGGCATGCGCTCGGAGCTGCCGGCGAACCTGTCCGAGCGGTTGGAGCTGGTGCGACGCTTCTCGCCGGTACCGGTGGTCGCGGGCTTCGGCATCTCCACCGCCGAGCAGGCCGGGGTGGTGGGAGCCCACGCGGATGGCGTGGTGGTGGGCAGTGCCATCGTCCGTGCCGCTCAGGCCGATGGGCCCGCGGCGGCCCGGCAGGTGTGCGCCGAGCTCAAGCGCGGCCTCAAGCGCTGA
- a CDS encoding NAD(P)/FAD-dependent oxidoreductase — protein MVRPNVIVVGAGLAGLTCARLLHQAKVKVRVLEASDGVGGRVRTDVVEGFQLDRGFQVFLTAYPEPRRWLDYDALDFQRFFPGALVWREGCLHKVADPFRRPLQAAAHAFNRVGSFTDKLHILDLRQQSLAGSVEDVLLRRQKTSREYLRDVGFSEEMVEAFLRPFFAGIFLEKELRTSSRVLEFVFRMFATGATAVPAKGMGALSSQLAAKLPVGAVKLNAPVEEVWGHRVRLISGEREEADAVVVATDAPAAEELLPGMLPRRMNAVTCLYFAAPEPPVRGPYLVLNGEGRGPVNNLAVMSEVAPAYAPEGQALVSVSVLETEEDPETLEARVREQLTEWFGGAVAKWRHLRTYEIPHALPAQPPESFAEPHRQVRLSPGLYVCGDYRENGSIEGAMVSGRRAAEALLRDRELPLP, from the coding sequence GTGGTGCGTCCGAACGTCATCGTGGTGGGGGCGGGGTTGGCCGGGTTGACGTGCGCGAGGCTGTTGCACCAGGCGAAGGTGAAGGTGCGGGTGCTGGAGGCGAGCGACGGGGTGGGCGGCCGGGTGCGCACGGACGTGGTGGAGGGGTTCCAGCTGGACCGGGGCTTCCAGGTGTTCCTCACCGCGTATCCCGAGCCGCGGCGGTGGCTGGACTATGACGCGCTCGACTTCCAACGCTTCTTCCCGGGGGCGCTGGTGTGGCGCGAGGGGTGTTTGCACAAGGTGGCGGATCCGTTCCGCCGGCCCCTGCAGGCCGCGGCCCATGCCTTCAACCGCGTGGGCTCGTTCACGGACAAGTTGCACATTCTCGATTTGCGCCAGCAGTCGCTCGCGGGCTCGGTGGAGGACGTGCTCCTCCGGAGGCAGAAGACCTCGCGGGAGTACCTGCGGGACGTGGGCTTCTCCGAGGAGATGGTGGAGGCCTTCCTGCGCCCCTTCTTCGCGGGCATCTTCCTGGAGAAGGAGCTGCGCACCTCCAGCCGGGTGTTGGAGTTCGTCTTCCGGATGTTCGCCACGGGGGCCACGGCGGTGCCGGCGAAGGGGATGGGAGCGCTCTCCTCGCAACTCGCCGCGAAGCTGCCCGTTGGCGCGGTGAAGCTGAACGCGCCGGTGGAGGAGGTGTGGGGCCACCGGGTGCGGTTGATCTCGGGCGAGCGGGAGGAGGCCGACGCGGTGGTGGTGGCGACGGATGCTCCCGCGGCGGAGGAGCTGCTGCCCGGCATGCTGCCGCGGAGGATGAACGCGGTGACGTGTCTGTACTTCGCCGCGCCGGAGCCGCCGGTGCGAGGGCCCTACCTGGTGCTGAACGGGGAGGGGAGGGGGCCGGTGAACAACCTCGCGGTGATGAGCGAGGTGGCGCCCGCGTACGCGCCTGAGGGGCAGGCGCTGGTGTCGGTGTCGGTGTTGGAGACGGAGGAGGACCCGGAGACGCTGGAGGCGCGAGTGCGCGAGCAGCTCACGGAGTGGTTCGGCGGAGCGGTGGCGAAGTGGCGGCACCTGCGCACGTACGAGATTCCGCACGCGCTGCCGGCGCAGCCGCCCGAGTCCTTCGCGGAGCCCCACCGGCAGGTCCGGCTGTCCCCGGGGCTGTATGTCTGTGGGGACTACCGGGAGAATGGCTCCATCGAGGGCGCCATGGTCTCGGGGCGGCGAGCGGCGGAGGCCCTGCTGCGGGACCGGGAGCTGCCGCTGCCATGA
- a CDS encoding efflux RND transporter permease subunit: MEFDKAMERWALLSYRRPGRVLACVVAVALLAGLLASRLVFHGSFVELLPADTQEVRDLEAVSQKAGGDGYLVLRARGAAPETLRRFAHALAPRLEALEEVRYTEFRYDTRFFKERALLLLSAEQLRGLREDLESVLEAEKLAANPLYVQLEDTPPPSLEEIARRHAPRAALSEYLTSPDGSELYLFVKPSGVAGDLVFAQRLLTRVQATSAEVARDFPGVQTDATGAHVLRLEEDRRMRQDLTRSSLLSCAIAALIVVLSCRRITALLVVGAPVGAGLLVTFAVAQQTVGYLNIITGFLVAILIGLGIEYGLHLAMRYSEERRQFPAGAALREAVLGTWKGALTSACTNAAAFSALMLAEFEAFAQFGWIAAVGVMLTVLATYLIGPALITLTERLRPARAEAPLPSSRPHREPRRMPRGALVGIVVGVGVLVAWSASVVGRIGFEPDMRKLRGEFAATKLDDRIIAQLGRRHSPTVFLTQDVAQAGQLAATLRELEARHGESRTFAEVVSLSDFLPRTGADIEAERAALRAFFDELPESARSSERLRPALSQLETMLNAKPFGVEELPTEVRRRFTALDGEGSFVLAFKRESLSDTDALHRFGDQMVELREVARARGLRFQVLDSNLIAYRIFDLVKLDGPWLLLAAGLAVFAMMVVSLRSLRRAGLVAGPLYLGLACLPAAMYAYGLKLNFINAVVLPNLLAIAVDNAVHLYHRYREEGPGSLPHVVRTTGVAAVVATLSNAAGYGALLTAGHPGLRSIGELALLGVACATLGTTVLFPAVLALLERNEPGAPQEQEEDALSLPFEVEADEETQRSV; encoded by the coding sequence TTGGAATTTGACAAAGCGATGGAGCGCTGGGCCCTGCTGTCGTACCGGCGGCCCGGACGGGTGCTTGCGTGTGTCGTGGCGGTAGCGCTCCTGGCGGGCCTGCTTGCCTCGCGACTCGTCTTCCACGGCTCCTTCGTGGAACTGCTCCCGGCGGACACCCAGGAGGTGCGGGACCTGGAGGCCGTGTCCCAGAAGGCCGGCGGTGACGGCTATCTGGTTCTGCGGGCCCGAGGGGCCGCTCCGGAGACCCTGCGCCGCTTCGCCCACGCGCTGGCGCCGCGGCTGGAGGCCCTGGAGGAGGTCCGCTACACCGAGTTCCGCTACGACACGCGCTTCTTCAAGGAGCGTGCCCTGCTCCTGCTCTCCGCGGAGCAGTTGCGCGGCCTGCGCGAGGATCTCGAGTCCGTGCTCGAGGCGGAGAAGCTCGCCGCCAACCCGCTCTACGTCCAGCTCGAGGACACGCCGCCGCCCTCGCTGGAGGAGATCGCCCGCCGCCATGCGCCGCGCGCGGCCTTGAGCGAGTACCTGACGTCGCCGGACGGCAGCGAGCTGTACCTGTTCGTGAAGCCCTCCGGTGTCGCGGGGGACCTCGTCTTCGCCCAGCGGTTGTTGACGCGGGTGCAGGCCACGAGCGCCGAGGTGGCTCGAGACTTCCCGGGCGTGCAGACGGATGCCACGGGTGCGCACGTGCTCCGGCTCGAGGAGGACCGGCGGATGCGCCAGGATCTCACGCGCTCCTCGCTGCTCTCGTGCGCCATCGCGGCGCTCATCGTCGTGCTGTCCTGCCGGCGCATCACCGCGCTCCTCGTGGTGGGGGCCCCCGTGGGCGCGGGCCTGCTCGTCACCTTCGCGGTGGCTCAGCAGACCGTCGGTTATCTCAACATCATCACCGGCTTCCTCGTCGCCATCCTCATCGGGCTCGGCATCGAGTACGGCCTGCACCTGGCGATGCGCTACTCCGAGGAGCGCCGCCAGTTCCCCGCTGGCGCGGCCCTGCGTGAGGCCGTCCTGGGCACCTGGAAGGGCGCGTTGACGTCGGCCTGCACCAACGCCGCCGCCTTCTCCGCGCTCATGCTCGCCGAGTTCGAGGCCTTCGCCCAGTTCGGGTGGATCGCCGCCGTCGGCGTGATGCTCACCGTGCTGGCCACGTACCTGATCGGCCCCGCGCTCATCACCCTGACCGAGCGGCTCCGTCCGGCGCGCGCCGAGGCTCCGCTGCCGTCCTCCCGGCCCCACCGCGAGCCACGGCGCATGCCCCGGGGCGCGCTGGTGGGCATCGTCGTGGGCGTGGGCGTGCTGGTGGCCTGGTCCGCCTCGGTGGTGGGCAGGATTGGCTTCGAGCCCGACATGCGCAAGCTGCGCGGGGAGTTCGCCGCCACGAAGCTCGATGATCGCATCATCGCCCAGCTGGGACGGCGCCATTCGCCCACCGTCTTCCTCACCCAGGACGTCGCGCAGGCGGGCCAGCTCGCGGCCACGTTGCGCGAGCTCGAGGCCCGCCACGGTGAGTCGCGGACCTTCGCGGAGGTGGTCTCGCTCAGTGACTTCCTGCCGCGCACCGGCGCCGATATCGAGGCCGAGCGCGCCGCGTTGCGAGCGTTCTTCGACGAGCTGCCCGAGAGCGCCCGGAGCTCGGAGCGGCTTCGTCCCGCGCTGAGCCAGCTGGAGACGATGCTGAACGCGAAGCCCTTCGGTGTGGAGGAGCTGCCCACCGAGGTCCGCCGCCGCTTCACCGCGCTGGATGGCGAGGGAAGCTTCGTGCTCGCCTTCAAGCGGGAGTCGCTCTCCGACACGGATGCGCTGCACCGCTTCGGCGACCAGATGGTCGAGCTGCGGGAGGTGGCCCGTGCGAGGGGATTGCGGTTCCAGGTGCTCGACTCGAACCTCATCGCCTACCGCATCTTCGACCTGGTGAAGCTGGATGGCCCCTGGCTGCTGCTGGCCGCGGGCCTCGCGGTGTTCGCGATGATGGTGGTGAGCCTGCGCAGCCTGCGCCGGGCGGGGCTGGTGGCCGGGCCGCTGTACCTCGGGCTCGCCTGTCTGCCGGCGGCGATGTACGCCTACGGGCTCAAGCTCAACTTCATCAACGCGGTGGTGCTGCCCAACCTGCTGGCGATCGCCGTGGACAACGCGGTGCACCTCTACCACCGCTACCGCGAGGAGGGGCCGGGCTCGCTTCCCCATGTGGTGCGCACCACGGGTGTCGCGGCGGTGGTGGCCACCCTGTCCAACGCGGCGGGCTATGGCGCGCTGCTCACCGCGGGCCACCCGGGGCTGCGCTCCATCGGAGAGCTGGCGTTGCTGGGCGTCGCCTGCGCCACCCTGGGGACGACGGTGCTGTTCCCTGCCGTCCTCGCGCTGCTCGAGCGGAACGAGCCCGGCGCACCCCAGGAGCAGGAGGAGGACGCCCTGTCCCTGCCCTTCGAGGTGGAGGCGGACGAGGAGACCCAGCGCTCCGTGTGA